One Miscanthus floridulus cultivar M001 chromosome 11, ASM1932011v1, whole genome shotgun sequence DNA window includes the following coding sequences:
- the LOC136493882 gene encoding 36.4 kDa proline-rich protein-like yields MATTTNRRRIVALLLVAATLLAQAAACTYCPTPKPPPPPPPSSTPCPPPPYSPTPTPSTPTGKCPVDTLKLLACVDALNGLVHAVVGTKASDTCCPLLSGVADLDAALCLCTTIKAKALSISVVLPVAISVLVNECGKHVPSSFTCP; encoded by the coding sequence atGGCCACGACCACGAACCGCCGCCGCATTGTGGCCCTCCTGCTAGTCGCGGCCACGCTGCTCGCGCAGGCCGCGGCCTGCACCTACTGCCCGACgccgaagccgccgccgccgccgccgccgtcgtccacgCCGTGCCCTCCGCCGCCCtactcgccgacgccgacgccgtccacgccgacggGCAAGTGCCCCGTGGACACGCTGAAGCTGCTGGCGTGCGTGGACGCGCTCAACGGCCTCGTGCACGCCGTCGTCGGGACCAAGGCCAGCGACACCTGCTGCCCGCTGCTCTCCGGCGTGGCCGACCTCGACGCCGCGCTCTGCCTCTGCACCACCATCAAGGCCAAGGCGCTCAGCATCAGCGTCGTGCTCCCCGTCGCCATCTCCGTGCTCGTCAATGAGTGCGGCAAGCACGTGCCCTCCAGCTTCACTTGCCCGTAA